The Deltaproteobacteria bacterium genome contains the following window.
GGGTTATGACCCGGCAGAAATACCTATTGCTGGCATTCCTTACAGTGCGACACAGTTGGAACTCCAGGCAGATTTGAATGGTGATGGAGATACATCCGATTCAAATGAAGATATTATCTACACCTACCTCAGCGCGAATAAACAGATCGGTCGCAATACAGGAGGGGGTGCTCAACCACTTGCAGAGAATATTCAGGCATTCACTTTTCAGTACTACGATATGAACGGCGCAGCCACCACGACAACGGCCGATATCCGTCAGATTAAGATCATCATCACCGCGAGGACCTCTGAGCCGGACCCCGACTATTCCGCTAACAGCGGCTACAGGACCTACACCTTAACCTCATATGTAACCCCGCCGAATCTTGACTTGTAAAGGGAAGGCCCAATATAATGAGACGATTATCAGATACCAAATGCAGCTTGCCTCTTTTAAGGCCTGTGAACAGCCATGAAGACGGTGCTGCGCTTATTATCGGCCTGATGTTTCTGGCTATCCTGGCGCTGGTGGGGAGCACCGCCATGGTGCTGACATCAACGGATTTGCAGATCGGCGGCAATTTCCGTGTCAATACGCAGGCCTTCAATGCTGCACAGGGAGGGCTGGAGGAAGCGAGGGAACGCCTCAAAGGAACCAGTTCCACGCCCAATTTTGTGGGTGATCCGGCTGCCACGCCCAATGCATGGTGGTCTGCATACATCCGAACGGATGCCTCCTGGCAGGTATCCGATGACCCCACCTACGATAGTAACTACGACAATAATATTCACGACAGCCTGCAGAGCGATATCCCTTATTTTGTTAAGATCAGGCATAAGAGAGAGTATGACGCGGAGCAGGCGGGCCATACCGTATCGTCAGCTCATTATTATGACGGTGACGGGGCCACGGCAACCCACACGCAGGCCTCCCCCGGAAACATCGTCTATTACGGCTACGGGGACGCAACTGATCCGGCAAAAGCCTGCCAGTTTACCGGAACGGCCGGAGCGGGGTCCACGCCTGTCGAAATCATAACTGCTTATAAAAAGTCCGGCAGCGAGTGGTCCAAGGCATTGGAACTCGAGGTCGTAAGGCCCATCCCGCCCCCGATAACGTCCACCCTATACAGCAAAGGCGATATCACTTTTAACGGCGGCGGCTCGCAAAATGTCTACGGCGAAGATAATTGCGGGTCCGCCGGGGCCCTTCCGCCGGCCTATACAAAGGATCCTTCAGTTTCAGTTGAGAACTCAACGCCCGATTATACGGGAGATCCCGCCGAACCGGTCGAAGGGTCCACCGATATCGATATCTCAGGCTATTTGGAGGACATGAAGGATTCGGCTACCATAATAATAACAAGCGATCAAAATGGCGCGACTTACGGCAGTTCGACCGATTTTGTCTCTTGTTACTGCGACGCAACCAGCCTTGTCGGTGGGCTGAAACTGCAAAACGTTACCGGCTATGGGGTGTTGCTGGTGGAAGGGGACTTAACCCTGGGGGGTGGGTTCAATTGGAGTGGTATCGTTTTGGTGACGGGGACGCTCACCTTCAACGGAGGTGGTTCGGGAATAAACATCTTCGGTGCTGTTCTGGCCAATCAGACGATTGATATTAATGGCGGATTGGATCTGCGCTACGATAGCTGCATGATCTCATCTTCATTCATCAACCAACCGCTGAAATCCAGAATCTGGCTGGAAACGTCCATGACCATGGCGATGTCGGTCTTGGAATAACGCTCCTTTCTGCAGGTTGGCAATCCGTCCATGGAATTGCCGACAGGGTATCTGACTCAGAAGTCCGAAAGTCTTCCGCCATGTCCCGCCTTCGGCGGAAATCCAACATCCAGAAAACTTGTTCTGTCATAATCCCTCAGCGATCCCTCAATCTCGAAACATCCTTCACCTCGTCCAGCATGGCATATACTTCAAGCAGATGTTGTGAGAATATGCCGGCCAGGCGGTCCGATAGTACTCCCTTTCTGAATCCAAGCAGTTCGTCTGCAAATGTATGAAGCTCTTCTTTTGTCATTATGGGGACTTGTCGAAATTTCTCTTTGAGCAGGTCGAACTCCTTTGCATATTTATCGATCAACTCATTATTTTCTTTTTCAGAACCCTTCCCGGTTTCTTCATGGTCTTTAATTTCCTTTCCTTCTTTGACAATTTTTCCTTCCCCGGCAGCTTCTTCTCCCATCGTCTTCCCCTTCGCTGCATCCTCAGGCGCCCCCTCGTTCGCCCTTTCCTCCTCAACAGCGGGTGCCTTTATGTCAAGCGGTGTCTCATTTTTTTCAGGGATGTCTATCTCTTCTATCTCACGGACGCGGTCTTTTTGAATTCCGAAGACCCCTCCATAGCGTTTGAATTTTATCTGGTCACCTTCTTCAAAGTAGCGATCGGTGACAAACCGGGTGCCGTCCTTGAGGTGAATGACATAGTCGGCAAAAGAAAAGGAGGGGTATGCCAGAAAAACGGCGAGGGCGATGGCGGTCGGTATTTTTTTCATGGGGCGTTCCTTTGTTGGAAGATAGAAGCTGAAAGCTCAAAGGTGAAGGGTGAAAGTTAAAGGGCAACTCAGTTAGCCGGCTGCATGTGTCATTTCAAACTGCCAGTTCCCAGATAAAAAGAAAATATTTATTAAATGTTTCTATGGCCTAAATAATATAAAATAGGACTTTGAACCTCTTGTTGAGCGTGATATAAGATGCATGGGTTACGCAAAAAATGTCAGCATGCTGCCGAAAAATGTCAGTATAATGATAAATATTATTGCCGATTAAAAAATAGTCCGCTGCACGCCGCCTTTGCCGGGACATATATATGTCTATAACGGGTTCAATGTATTCATAATTTTCAAGAATAACGAAGTCAAGCGCCCGGCTCGGCATGGTTGTTGCGTACTCGACTTAACCATGGATGATTCAGGGTAGTGTTCTGTCTGACAATAGAGAGTGCCATCACCCGATTTTACCGTCTGGATGAAAATACATCAAATCGGCATCAGAGTGCAATGCGTTAAAGCTGAAACGCGCCTGGGTCTTTTTTTAAGAAGTGGGCGGGGAAATTCCATGGGATTTGCAAAAACCTTTGAAAACGACCGTGGGGCCGCTCTTGTAATCGCTCTGATGTTCCTGGCCATCGTAGCGCTGGCAGGGAGCACAGCCGTCATTCTGACCTCGACCGACATCCAGATCGGGTCCAATTACAAATCAAGCTCATCGGCTTTTTACAATGCTGATGCGGGCGTAAATTTCGCATTAGCCAAGATGAAGGCGGGCCTCACGGCAAACCCGAAGACATTCCAACTCCCCACCGTTGTCTGGGACCCTGACAATCCTACCGATCCCAATTCATTCACTGTGTTGACATCTGCTCCATTCGCGGCTCCAGCCGGGTTCTCGTTTTCCTATGAGGCGCCCGGTGTGACAATGATCGCCAATAACATCTTTACTTTCACCGCTATAGGGGCCAATCCGGATGATACCGAGGCCCAGGCCGTCATAACCGCGACCTTCTCGCCTTCCGGCTTATTCAATTACGGCATCTTCGGCGATCTCGGCGTAACCCTCAGCGGAAACGGCAGAACCGACAGCTATGATTCATCGGCAGGTCCATATACCTGGGCAACGCACAATAACGAAGGCGACGTGGGCACCAACGCGATCACTGCAGGCGCCATCAGCCTTTCAGGGAATGCCAAGGTTTATGGAGACGCAATGGCGGGGAAGGGCGGAAATCCAGCCACTTGCGTTACCACCAGCGGCAATGCCGCAGTCGTCCCTCCCGGACAGAAATTGGCCGCGGATGAACAAAAAGACATGCCGGCCATAACAGATCCCGGAGGCGGGACAAACATCCCCGCCTGGAACCTCTCAGGGAATAGCAGCGATACGCTATCGGGTGGGACTTATCGTCTCCCCGGGATCAGCATCACCGCAAATGCCACGGGCACAATTAGCGGCCACGTTATTCTATACGTTACTGGAAACATCAACATTTCAGGAAATGGAAACTTGGTAATCCCGGCAGGCAGTTCTCTGACCATCTATGCTTCGGGATCCGTGAGCATCAGCGGAAATGGGATCAGCAACAATACCGGCTATCCCAAGAATCTTCAAATCTATGGGACATCAACCTGCAACAGCGTGACCGTAAGCGGCAATGGAAACGTCTATGGGGCTATTTATGCACCCTCAGCGACGGTGAGCGTTACGGGAAACGGCGACATCTATGGGTCGGTCATCGGCCGCACAATAGCCATACCGGGAAATGGAAATGTGCATTATGATGAAGACCTCCAGAATACAGGACCTATATCGGGCCTCAAACTCCTCACTTGGAAACAAGAATCATAGCGGCCGGATACCATTCCTCCTGCCGGATAGACAGTAAACTCCCATTAGATCCATTTTAAACACGGCGCTACGGAGTGTCTGCAATCACTCGGCGTTTTCAGTCTCCTCCCACCAGGCAGGGAGCGTGCCTCCATGTCTTGCTTTGACCTCTTTTTCCAAATCCGATAAATCGCTGGATAGCTCCGAAGCCCTTCGAAATTCAGCATCGATGATGCCCTGCTCGCCGGTCTCCTTGGCCCTTTTATAACGCTCAAGTGCTTCTTCCAGTTTTTCAACCAACGCCTTCTTTCTTTCCTTATAGACTTTCTCAGGATCGAGTTCCTCCTTGCCAATTTCTTTGGCCGCGGCCTCGGATTGTTCTGCTTCTCTGGTCTCCGTCTTTTCCCCGCGCATTTTTACTTCCTCGATCCCCTGGGCTTCCGCGGCCTCGCCTTCTCCAGTCCCATCCGCCATTTTTACTTTATCTTCTGCACGATGTCCGATTGTTGGAACGCCCGGACCGGCACCCACTTCGGTTTCCTCGGGCAGGTCTTCTATCTCTTCGATCTCACGGACCAGGGCCTTTTCAATCCCGATGGTCCCCCCGTAACGTTTGAAACGAATCTGATCCCCTTGTTCATAGTATTGGTCCGTGACGAATTTGGTTCCGTCATGGAGGTGGATGATGTAGGCGGGGAAACCTGTGGCGGGGAAAAGAAAAAGGGCAGCGGCGATGGCGGGCAGGATCTTTTTCATGGGCGTTCCTTCCGTTTCTATTCTCAGACCCCAGTACCATTTTCCGAAGCTACCCTGTTTAAATACGCTGCGCTGTCCTTCGGTCCCAGTTAAACAGAAAAATAAAGTTTAACGGGATAAAAATTGAACAGGGCAGGCGGGTAAACAGAGCCCCGGAGTCACAGAGAGGTGTTTCGGGTTGTTCAACGAGTTGCTCTTTTGGAGAAACTGGAAGCTCAAAGGTGAAAGCTGTCCGGATGCGGTGTGCCGGGTTATGGTTAAGCTTTATCTCCTTCAGAAAGAAAATCCTTTAGAACCAACGCTGAGATTTCAGCGACTTTTTTCAGTTGAATGTCATTGGTAAGGAAGGCATCTGCGTTGACTTCCATGCTTGTTGCAATCTGGATCGCATCCATGGATTTCAGGAAGCCGTATTGACCCCTTAATTTTCCTGCTCTTTGAGCGATTTGAGATGTGATTTCAAGGATAGTGATGTTGTTCCCGGCCATAAGAAAATTGGAGAAAATATCTGCCAGGGATTCGTTTCCCATGGCAATCGGCTTGGGCAGGACCTCAACGAGCGTCATAACCGATGAATAGGCCGCTAACCGGCCCGACTGAAAATCCCTCACGACTTCTGAAACCAAAGGTCCATAATTGGGGTGGGCTTCAATGTAGTAAATGATTGGGGCTGTATCCAAAAACAGGGACGATATTCCCTTAAGATATTGAGCCAGGCCCATCAACAACGGTCCTCACGCATCCTGTTTACATAGACCTGGGCGTCCTCTCCGGCCCAGAGTCCCTTGCCGAGTCCGTACAGTGCCGACCAGTCATATCGTAATTGAGACTTTCGGCTCTTAACCGCTAATTGACGAGCAAGACGTTCCATCAATTTGATGTGTTCATCCAGCGATAAAGCTGCTGCCTGCTTTTCTATGTTAATTAGCTGGGTCTGTGACATTTCATCTCTCCTCTGATGGGAAGGCTGTTGATATCGCAGCAAATCGGGACCAGCCTACGCTTTCTGAACTCTGTCAGACTACCCCTTTTCGCTGTTAATGTCAAGCAGCTAAAATTAAAGGTTTTTTGGCATATTATGGTATCACGAGGGTGCGGAGAACTTGAGATGGATGACATAGGCGGCGAAGCCTGGGGCAGGGAGGAGGAGAAAGAGGGCGGCGGCGATGGCAGGCAGGATCTTTTTCATGGGGTGGTCCTTTGTTGAAAGCTCAAAGCTAAAAGCTCAAAGATCAAAGATGACAGATGAATCTCCAGGACGTCATCATTCCTGACTCAATCAG
Protein-coding sequences here:
- a CDS encoding prepilin-type N-terminal cleavage/methylation domain-containing protein translates to MLKSKKSREKGFTLIELLIAMALALVIIGALSSAFVSQRKTYAVQEQVSEMIQNARAAMDMITREVKMAGYDPAEIPIAGIPYSATQLELQADLNGDGDTSDSNEDIIYTYLSANKQIGRNTGGGAQPLAENIQAFTFQYYDMNGAATTTTADIRQIKIIITARTSEPDPDYSANSGYRTYTLTSYVTPPNLDL
- a CDS encoding pilus assembly PilX N-terminal domain-containing protein; this translates as MRRLSDTKCSLPLLRPVNSHEDGAALIIGLMFLAILALVGSTAMVLTSTDLQIGGNFRVNTQAFNAAQGGLEEARERLKGTSSTPNFVGDPAATPNAWWSAYIRTDASWQVSDDPTYDSNYDNNIHDSLQSDIPYFVKIRHKREYDAEQAGHTVSSAHYYDGDGATATHTQASPGNIVYYGYGDATDPAKACQFTGTAGAGSTPVEIITAYKKSGSEWSKALELEVVRPIPPPITSTLYSKGDITFNGGGSQNVYGEDNCGSAGALPPAYTKDPSVSVENSTPDYTGDPAEPVEGSTDIDISGYLEDMKDSATIIITSDQNGATYGSSTDFVSCYCDATSLVGGLKLQNVTGYGVLLVEGDLTLGGGFNWSGIVLVTGTLTFNGGGSGINIFGAVLANQTIDINGGLDLRYDSCMISSSFINQPLKSRIWLETSMTMAMSVLE
- a CDS encoding YgdI/YgdR family lipoprotein, which produces MKKIPTAIALAVFLAYPSFSFADYVIHLKDGTRFVTDRYFEEGDQIKFKRYGGVFGIQKDRVREIEEIDIPEKNETPLDIKAPAVEEERANEGAPEDAAKGKTMGEEAAGEGKIVKEGKEIKDHEETGKGSEKENNELIDKYAKEFDLLKEKFRQVPIMTKEELHTFADELLGFRKGVLSDRLAGIFSQHLLEVYAMLDEVKDVSRLRDR
- a CDS encoding pilus assembly PilX N-terminal domain-containing protein, with amino-acid sequence MGFAKTFENDRGAALVIALMFLAIVALAGSTAVILTSTDIQIGSNYKSSSSAFYNADAGVNFALAKMKAGLTANPKTFQLPTVVWDPDNPTDPNSFTVLTSAPFAAPAGFSFSYEAPGVTMIANNIFTFTAIGANPDDTEAQAVITATFSPSGLFNYGIFGDLGVTLSGNGRTDSYDSSAGPYTWATHNNEGDVGTNAITAGAISLSGNAKVYGDAMAGKGGNPATCVTTSGNAAVVPPGQKLAADEQKDMPAITDPGGGTNIPAWNLSGNSSDTLSGGTYRLPGISITANATGTISGHVILYVTGNINISGNGNLVIPAGSSLTIYASGSVSISGNGISNNTGYPKNLQIYGTSTCNSVTVSGNGNVYGAIYAPSATVSVTGNGDIYGSVIGRTIAIPGNGNVHYDEDLQNTGPISGLKLLTWKQES
- a CDS encoding YgdI/YgdR family lipoprotein → MKKILPAIAAALFLFPATGFPAYIIHLHDGTKFVTDQYYEQGDQIRFKRYGGTIGIEKALVREIEEIEDLPEETEVGAGPGVPTIGHRAEDKVKMADGTGEGEAAEAQGIEEVKMRGEKTETREAEQSEAAAKEIGKEELDPEKVYKERKKALVEKLEEALERYKRAKETGEQGIIDAEFRRASELSSDLSDLEKEVKARHGGTLPAWWEETENAE
- a CDS encoding type II toxin-antitoxin system VapC family toxin → MGLAQYLKGISSLFLDTAPIIYYIEAHPNYGPLVSEVVRDFQSGRLAAYSSVMTLVEVLPKPIAMGNESLADIFSNFLMAGNNITILEITSQIAQRAGKLRGQYGFLKSMDAIQIATSMEVNADAFLTNDIQLKKVAEISALVLKDFLSEGDKA